The segment GTTGTCGCTCAGTCCTTTGAGTTTGATGATCATCTGAGAGTCATTGTATTTGAGGAGCGCGTTGTCTTCTATGACTTCTGTGATTCCTGATACACCATTGGTAGAGTTGATTTTGAATTTGAGGTCATCAGTGAGCTCAAATGATTTCCCTTGCGCAAGGGTGACTTGTATCGCTGCATCAAACTCCCCGTAGATGGATCGCAGCAAGCCTTCCATTCCGTTGAAGACTGAGAGGACGATGATGAGTGCTGCTGTACCTATCGACACCACCAGCATGGAGATGATGGCGATGATGTTGATAAAATTTTTCTTCTTTTTGGAGAAAAAGTATCGTCGAGATATGAACAGCGGTAGCCTCATTTACTCTTCTGAATCTTCTTTGTCTTCCTTTGGGATATTTAATTTGGATAGGATGCTCTCGATGTGTTGTGCTTGTTCTTGCGTTTCGTCCAATACAAAATGCAATTCTGGTACGATTCTCACTTGTTTTCCGATTCTCAGTCCTAGTGCTTTTCGGATTTCTGGTTTTTTTTCAGCCATCAGTTCCATGAATTGCTGCTGATTTTCGACCATCATCAGTCCTATATATACCTTGGCAAAACTCAGGTCAGGACTGACCTGAACCTCGGTAATGGTAATAAATGCTTTGCCAAACCAGTGTCTAGCATCTCTTTGGAATATATCGCTTAGGTCTTTTTGAATTAACCCTGCATATTTTAATTGTCGTGTACTGCTCATATTTTCCTGCAAATATCCCTATTAATTTAAATTATATTCAATAAAACGGTATTTTCGTTTTTCGATTGACGACAGAAGTAAACCTCTACACAATTGCTCTCTTACTTTAAGGCCAATGATCCATACAGACTGCTCGGTGCATTCTTGTTATTAATCATCATCCGTGTCTCCATTTTGGTGAGTGGAGTTCCACTTATCATTCCTGAACTCAAATGGCTCCTCATTGGCGAACGGTTGGGGAGTGGAGATATGGTTATGTACCGTGATGTGTGGGACTATTCAGCTCCGCTGTCTGTCATGGTGTACAAGTGGCTGGATATTCTGTTTGGTAAATCACGACTGACCTATCAGATTGTGTCTCTGCTCATAGTCGGCTTTCAGGCGGCACTTTTCAATCAACTCATGTTGAAGAACAAGGCATACAACACGAGCTCATATGTGCCTGCATTGATTTATATATTGATGATCAATATGTTTTTCGATTTCCTCACTTTGTCACCGGTGTTGATGAGTATGACATTTATCCTACTGGCATTGAACAACCTATTCAAAAGAATGGACAATCAAACGCAGGATGAGTTGTTCATTTTTACGGGAGTTTACTTGGGGATCGCTACCTTATTTTATCTTCCGTCCATATTTTATGTAGTGGTGACATTGTTGTCTTTGCTTTTGTACACTGGATCGATCTTTCGTAGGATTGCATTGTTGATCTATGGGATGCTGATTGTTTTCGTTTTGGCAGGGCTTTATTTCTATTGGAATGATAGTTTCCTTATTTACAACCATCATTTGTTCAAATCGCTTTGGATTGTCAATACCTACAAATTCATAGATGGGCAAAGTATGCTACTGATGATGCTAGTACCTACTGTGATTTTGGTGGTGAGTGTGTACAAGACTTTGAAGCTGGGACGTTTTGTGAATTTTCAAAGCAAGATTCAGAGTGTCATGCTTATGTTCATCATCTCAGGGATTTTGGCATTTTGGATGATCAAAGAAAGGACAACCTATCAGCTCATTTATTTTGTTCCTTCGTTGGCTTTTTTTGTGGCTCATTATTTATTGGTGATTCGAAATTGGATTTTAGCAGAAGCGAATTTTATATTGATATTCACCTTGATTATTTTGAATCATTTGTTTCCTCTCAAGGGCTGGTTGTTTGTCAACAAGCTTGTGTCTTTGGATAATTTGATCGTGGTGCAGAGTGAGTATGCTGCAATAACTGAAGATAAAAACATATTGGTAATCGGAGAGGGGATTCATCATTACCAAAATGCTCACTTGGTGACGCCTTATTTGGATTGGCAGCTCTCCAAAATATTGTTTTCGCATTTAAACTACTACGACAACACTGCGGAGGTCTTTCAGAGCATAAACAAAGAGCTGCCAGAAGTAATCATTGATGAACAGAATATCGTGCCTGAGTTGTTTGGGATGATGCCGACTATCGAATCAAAATACCTCCCTCATGTTCGATTTAAAGGGGTTTATTTATTGAAGGATTAAAACCTAGGTAAAGTATCAATGTTTGGGTTAGCAGGATATTGACTATTTCTTAGAACGTGAAATTTTCTCAGGGTCTTGACTTGTATGAAAAATATCGGTGATGATTACTGTTGCCCTGACAGGGTGGTATTCGTAAATGACTTTATAGTTTGCAATTTTGAGATTTCTGGAATCTTGCCCTATTTCTACCAGCAGAGGTTCTTGCTGTCCTGATTCTGGAAAAACCGTAATTGATCGACTTTATCAAATATGGAGTTGATTAATTTGATAGCTGGGCGGTTGTTTTTTTCTTGGAACGAAATGTAATCATATATTTTATCCAGACACGTCAAAACCTGAGTTCGATTATGTAAAGAAGGCTGTTGATTTACAATAGGACAAAACAAAATGACATTTGATAAAAAGTGCAGAAAAACTCTTCCAGGGCTCTCTCTCCAGCTCATAGACAAAGCGAATTATATGCTAATCCCTTCAAAAAAGCCCTTGAAGGGATATTCAAAATCGAATTCAGTTTCAAAGCAAATGGCGTGACGTAAAAAGCAAGACCTATAAAAAGCAAGAAGGCGCAACATTCGTTGCGCCTTCTTGCTAAAATATCAGTCGGAACTCTTAGTTGCAGCTAATCTTGTCCACTCTGGTTTGGTGTCTGCCACCTTCAAACTCGGTAGTTAGGAATTTGTCCACCATAGCGATAGATTTTTCTAGACTCACAAATCTAGCTGGTAAGCAGATGATGTTGGCGTCATTGTGTAGTCGGATGAGTTCTGCTACTTCTACCTCCCAGCATAGCCCTGCTCTGATTCCTTGATGTTTATTGGCAGTGATAGCTACCCCATTGGCACTGCCACAGATCAAGATACCAAAATCTGTTTTCTTCTCTTCAATAGATTGTGCTAGTGGGTGCACATGATCTGGATAGTCAACAGAGCTAGGAGAGTGTGGGCCAAAATCCTCAACCTCATACCCTTGCGCTTGTAGATGTTTCACTATTTCGTTTTTGTATTCAAATCCGGCATGATCACCGCCTATTCCTATTTTCATGTTCTTGATTTTAATCTACTAGTAATTCTTTTTGTCTTTTTTTGTAGGCTCTTTTGGATACCATGATACTGATTTGATACAATCCTATCAATGGAATCGCGATCAAAACTTGGCTGAATGGATCTGGAGGAGTCAACAATGCACCCAAAAAGAAAATCGCTACTATGCCATGTCTACGATAGGCTACCATGAGTTGAGGTGTGATGATTCCTGCTTTGGTAAGGAATAAAATCACCATGGGCAATTGAAACAAGAGTCCACAGGCTAATACCAAGGTCGTCACCGTAGATACATAGGATACGATATCAAATTCATTGAGGATCGTTGGGTCCAATTGGTAGTTGGCGAGGAAGTTGATACTCAATGGGGTCAATATCAAGTAGCCAAACAGAATGCCGATCAGGAACAATACGCTGACCCAAAAAACCGCACCATTGGCGACTTTTCTCTCATTGACATAGAGACCTGGGCTGACGAACCGCCATATTTCCCAAAATACATAAGGAAAGGCTACTGCAATCCCTACTGCAAAAGACGAAGCAATGTGCATCGTAAACTGACCCGTCATCTGCCTGCTTTGGATGATAAAAGGAAGCGTATCGATACAGAGTGCCTGAGTATCCAGTAGATTGGATAATTGGCACAACCATTGGTAAGTCCAAAAATCAGTTTTGGAAGGCCCAAGTATAATCATCCCAAAGACTATTTCTTTGGATAGAAAGGCTACTATAGTAAAAACAGCAATCGCTACAAATGCTCTGATGATATGCCATCTCAGCTCTTCCAAATGGTCGAGAAAAGTCATTTCTTCTTGACCATCTGGATGGATTTGATCCATTGGGAGTTTCTTCATTGTTTATACCAAGGAAGCAATGTGTGTATAGAGAGGAAAGTCTTTCATCCAACCGTGTACATCATTTCTTACTTCTTTGATTTTGGCTTCATTGTCAAGATTCATAAGAACAGAATCAATCAACTCAACTACACGGTCCATGTCAGCTTCTTTCATGTTGCGTGAAGTGATAGCTGCAGTACCTACTCTGATGCCTGAAGTGACGAATGGAGAGCGCTCATCAAATGGAACCATATTCTTGTTGACAGTAATTTCTGCCTGAACCAGACCGTTTTCAGCATCTTTACCTGTGATTCCTTTTGATCCAAGATCGATGAGCATCAAGTGATTGTCTGTGCCTCCAGAGATCAAATTATAGCCTCTCTTGACGAAAGACTCAGCCATCACAGCTGCATTTTTCTTCACTTGGAGGACATATTGCATGTATTCGTCAGATAATGCCTCACCAAAAGCAATCGCTTTGGCAGCTATAATGTGTTCCAATGGCCCCCCTTGAGTACCTGGGAATACGCCTGAATCAAGTACTGAAGACATCATTCTAGCGGCACCTTTTGGAGTAGTCAGTCCCCATGGGTTTTCAAAATCTTCTCCCATCAAAATCATTCCGCCTCTTGGACCTCTGAGCGTCTTGTGAGTTGTAGTTGTCACGATGTGGCAATGTGGCATAGGATCATTGAGCAAACCTCTGGCGATCAAACCCGCAGGGTGAGAGATATCTGCTAGTAACAATGCATCTACAGAATCAGCAATTTCTCTGAATCTAGCGTAATCCCAATCTCTAGAGTAAGCAGAGGCACCACAGATGATGAGTTTTGGTTTGATGGCTTTGGCCTTTTCTGCAACCTTGTCCATGTCAATCAAACCAGTTTCTTTTTCTACACCGTAGAAATTAGCATCGAAATACTTACCCG is part of the Reichenbachiella agarivorans genome and harbors:
- the rbfA gene encoding 30S ribosome-binding factor RbfA; translated protein: MSSTRQLKYAGLIQKDLSDIFQRDARHWFGKAFITITEVQVSPDLSFAKVYIGLMMVENQQQFMELMAEKKPEIRKALGLRIGKQVRIVPELHFVLDETQEQAQHIESILSKLNIPKEDKEDSEE
- the rpiB gene encoding ribose 5-phosphate isomerase B, whose product is MKIGIGGDHAGFEYKNEIVKHLQAQGYEVEDFGPHSPSSVDYPDHVHPLAQSIEEKKTDFGILICGSANGVAITANKHQGIRAGLCWEVEVAELIRLHNDANIICLPARFVSLEKSIAMVDKFLTTEFEGGRHQTRVDKISCN
- the tatC gene encoding twin-arginine translocase subunit TatC, with amino-acid sequence MKKLPMDQIHPDGQEEMTFLDHLEELRWHIIRAFVAIAVFTIVAFLSKEIVFGMIILGPSKTDFWTYQWLCQLSNLLDTQALCIDTLPFIIQSRQMTGQFTMHIASSFAVGIAVAFPYVFWEIWRFVSPGLYVNERKVANGAVFWVSVLFLIGILFGYLILTPLSINFLANYQLDPTILNEFDIVSYVSTVTTLVLACGLLFQLPMVILFLTKAGIITPQLMVAYRRHGIVAIFFLGALLTPPDPFSQVLIAIPLIGLYQISIMVSKRAYKKRQKELLVD
- the glyA gene encoding serine hydroxymethyltransferase, which gives rise to MQRDLDVFNLIEKERERQESGIELIASENFVSAQVMEAAGTVLTNKYAEGLPGKRYYGGCEVVDQIEDVARDRAKELFGASWVNVQPHSGAQANAAVFLACLQPGDTVLGFDLSHGGHLSHGSPVNISGKYFDANFYGVEKETGLIDMDKVAEKAKAIKPKLIICGASAYSRDWDYARFREIADSVDALLLADISHPAGLIARGLLNDPMPHCHIVTTTTHKTLRGPRGGMILMGEDFENPWGLTTPKGAARMMSSVLDSGVFPGTQGGPLEHIIAAKAIAFGEALSDEYMQYVLQVKKNAAVMAESFVKRGYNLISGGTDNHLMLIDLGSKGITGKDAENGLVQAEITVNKNMVPFDERSPFVTSGIRVGTAAITSRNMKEADMDRVVELIDSVLMNLDNEAKIKEVRNDVHGWMKDFPLYTHIASLV